The sequence below is a genomic window from Wyeomyia smithii strain HCP4-BCI-WySm-NY-G18 chromosome 1, ASM2978416v1, whole genome shotgun sequence.
cactggtacgcttggagaattttgttttgaagttggttttaattgagaaattgaattttgtttaccttgccttgccttaacaattgctaaacggactgggcattgataaaaatattATGTTCAATTAGTTTTTGGCCTTTAGTTACCTGTTTAAGGATTTATTTCGTTgctgaaatttattgttgaatttaataatttcaatttgtaCATTCTCCAACTATTGTTGCTTTTTTGTATGACTTTATCTTCTGTCATTTCAAAAACTTAGTTTTGGACCAAGCAATTCAGACCTTTCTTCATACTTTCGCTAGTTCTACATCCACTGTCTACGAACTTTTGCTTCATTCTATTGTCTCTACTTCGAAGCGCTTTTTCCCAAGTTTCATTCGGTTTAAAATTATCTGCGACTTTTTATGTAttagtttttaattttcttgcTTTGCTTAGATGTTTACTTTTCACATCCGCGATCTGATTTTCCAGACCTCAATATTTTTCCAGTTGCTTTTGATAccttacattttacatttcagTAATTTCACAGCTGATtttctcacatttttttctatttcaatatCTTCAAATCATCTAGTTTTCCGTACCGTTCGTTGTtgtttcacatccctatgtagccgaacttcctgagagacgtagttctacgtcaaaactatTGATTAGATCatcataaaaatttaaatttaatatttatatcGGGTAAGAAGGAGGTAAAATTGTGCAGTTCTTCATATATCACATGTAGGAGGAAAGTGGAGTGAAAATTCAAATGGATATTTACGGCTGGATATCTGTACACGAGCTCTACGTGAAGACCCCTAAAGAAATTCGTTTGAAAACaatatgtatttgaaaaaaaacataacatttCTCTTTTCAATGATTTATTGGTTGAagtaatttaataaaaaaattaagagtTAAAGCAATTTCATTAAATCAAGATTCAATAAAAGGAGTAGGGTTGTATCCAAGATACGATCGCATGATTCTTACTATGGTATTTTTATATACCATCAAAACGTAGCAAACAGCAAACTCTGCGAAACTTActgaaattggagaccagaaAGATTCACGCGAAAattctaagattttttccatgaTGGATATTTTCGACAGGGCGaccaattttttaaacttttgtgacatatattttttttttttattttttgctaagtcaggataacgtcCCACTGTCCCACCGAAAAAATGCTCTTATCCTCAAACGGGTTGAAACGTTTCAGGAAGGGGATCCTTAACTAGATGGAGTCCGGGACTAACTTCAATGTtcctttcaaagtgattgaatctAACCGCAGCGAATCCGCTCTTATTGCCAGTGCTTCCTGATTGCAGACACCAAATAAATTTGGTTTTGTTTGGACAGCATCCGTAGGATTTTCGAAAGTCAATCagtaatcacaaaaaaaatctttttttttgctcattttGAATGCAAACAATTGTGTCATCATACTGAGCACAATTAAAACAGCGCgcgatattgttgtttaaaCTAGCGAATATGTGATACTCAGGAGCTTTATCATATGCATGCCATATTCGAACGCGgaatggtttttttttgaaacgcgGATCGTATCGTATTAAGCGCGCAGATGTGTTAACCGAACAGTAAAATACAATTTTTGTGAAGTTGGTCACGTTGACAGAAAATTTgataattattaaaaatatacaTATATAACATTGACTTGAAAACTAGGAAAATCGAAACGCAAAACCCTAATGACCCTAAGCAGACCAGAAAAATGATTTGAATGAAGTCATGAAAACTGGTTGAAACTTACACTGTTTGCCGACTAGATGTGACTTTGGCCTGTCCCTACTAAAAATGGTTACatgttgattattattattttcggtTTATCTATTAACTAGTGCTGTAACATATCGTCGAGTACTACAAATATCCTTAACCTTCATGTACGAGCTTTAAGATAAACATCAGTGTCACCATATTGTCATCTTaatcatttaattttaaacatcTCCGGAGAGATAATTTCGCTCCATCATGCCATCATGCAACgaatgtatttcgttttcgctGTATTATTATTAATTCAACAATCCACGGAAGCGGTCCGCTTCATTGAATAGCATTTCAGTTTCAAAACAGCACCACTTCGCAATGAGACACCCGCCGGCGCCGCCGCTGCTGTCTCGGAAATCGTAACAACTCAATCAAACCACGCGATTCAGTACAAAACGTATGATCAAATGTACGTCCGAGTCAGTCTGGCCACTCGAAAATGATGACGGCAGCGTAAGTTTCATCAGTGCTGGTAGCACGTAACAGCAGGAAGCGAAGTAATCTGAGGATTTGTTTACACTTTTCCAAGAAGCGCCAGCTTTCGGCTCATGTGTCCAAGGTTCATCGTAACCTCGGTTGCGAGTAATCCCACCTCCTTCTGCTACCTTGTGGTGAATCAATTGAGTCATCAATTTTGAAACCATCAACAAGCGCGAGTCACTCTAACTGGCCCCAATCGGTGTGACAATGGTTACTCGATTTGATGCAACCAACTTTTCCAACTTGTTGACAGACGTGAGTCAAGATTTCCGCGGAACGCTCATTAGACCCCATTTCGTCGCGCTTAGTGAAAAACACTTCCCAAGAAGCAGCCACGCCAGTCGATTTCTGCAATCCAAACTTCTTTGTTCTAATGGCACTGCAAGAAGCTTGACTCATGTTCGCAGTTTTTCCCACGTTCCGATAAGTGCTTGTGCCACCAAGTGACTCCACCGTAGATTTCCTGAGAAGCTCAGAAACTCATCGTTTGAATTTCAATTCACTTTCACTGCTGCTATAGCAGCAGCAGTGAAATACTCGAAAATATTACTTGAAAAAGGCAACCTTTTTTCCAACAGGAGCGAAGGATACACATAAGGAAAGCCGTAACCGTAACCGGGAGCGAGTGAAAGGCAACGATAAATAAAATCAATACTGCTGTCTGGTCGTTGTCCCGGCAAACGTATTTTCCCAGTTTCCACCGCACCTGCAACCGAGCCCCACCCTGAGTGGAAACCACTTTTCTGGTGTCCCCATTCGAGAAAGTTTCGCCACACTTTGCCTTTGTCAccaatcacacacacacacacaccttcACTGGCTCCGGTTCCGTTCTTCCACATAATTTGAGTTCACAGCAGATCTCGACACGCACTCATTGAGAGTTTCTCGGATTTCATCATAAACTTCGAAACTAACCATCTTTATGGGCCTACATCTTTTTGACACAAGTCTGCCAAACGGTTGGCGTCCATTTTTCCCCGAGcatgtgtgtttgtgtttgtgtgtgtgtgtacgtgtaaCGTGCCAGACAGGAATGAAGGCACACAATAACCATAAAGACGGTCTTTATAGGCCCCACCGGTTTCTAACTTTCACTTTCTCTCATTCCAGCCGCCCGACAACGACGAGAACGACGAGGACGGGTTTGTGTCCTTCTTCGTGTCCCGGCTCGGCTCAGGCCTGGCCGAAGAGGCCTCCTGCATCAGCTGGGGAGACGCGCCAAACAAGCGAAGGTCAACGCTCGCAACGAAGCAAATGATGGACAGGCGTCTCCGGTTTTTGCCAGTTGGGTCAATCAGCAGCAAAACGGAGAGTAGGTTTTGGAAAATTTAGGAAAACTTGTCCAGCGTCTGGCGGGGTTTTGAAAGTGGGAAATGTGGGCTCTAAAAGGGACGCTCGGCTGGTGGTTTCCGGAATGTTGGTAACATGAGACTGGTTTGTTCGTGTTCGCAGAATGGAACCCAGGGGTGTTttggcagcaatagattggaaaatcttctaagattctttccagAAGAAGatagttgtaattttattattcaaactattgaaccattgaaaatagtcaagccttgttaaaacgaaaaattcgatctctgattggtcgttatatgattgcttcccaagcacggtcgacagaatcatacaacttgcaattgaaaatatgctatttggcttatataagtGCCTGTTTCAGCagaagctgctcataatagttctagacagcgacaacagcagtggtcctcccttagcagcagcactagcagtgcagtggataccagcatTGGCGAAAAGCGGCCACAgttgtggcgtagcaatggatagcgcactagttgcagcggattccagcaacgatagcggctgctgcagtgaggcactttagtgaaatgcagtctctttGCGATAGtaggcactagtaaatgcattcaatgaaaagttgactcattttgacaacacgtgagccgtctagtattgagtgttatatcagaaTTTCACTGTtcactttatcacaacgaatagtttgttcacactgtcagtgataacgcaaagatgtaatcggcatcttatccgacactaaattgaacaacaaattgtcattttcagaatgaaataaaaacctgatgattaaagcgttaatgttttaTCGAgtcaattcacatttttaagtttgtaaaagttataaattttactttatttccgtgtctcagaacgtactgaattatcttttccttcagtcatgagcacgacatccgaaaaaatttcatctcaaaatttaaaaattgtcaagccccaaccatgacaagcaacttactatattattgaaaatggtcaatccttgttgaagcgtaaaattcgattgatctgattagtcaacgtttatctactagaaaaaattactgacacacaagcagccgggttatctttcttgtaaaagtattctacttcaaccttgcggtcgtggctttgcacacaaccttcctgttaTTTTTCTCGGTGTACTAGAAATCATTTGAGATGCATTCCTTAGAACACCGGTATCAACCTGAAGTACGGTACCCTTAGAGGTAAGGACAGTCTTTAGGGAGTATACGCGAAattaaaatcagtaatggcggacgaaGCAATTTCCGTTATATTATTTAGTTTGCTTTTCAAAATGGCTGCTTAAACATGGCCATATGCGTAGCCAGAAGGGGGCAGAGGgggccgttgccccccccccctaattgttggaattggtgcagaattttgttttcaattattcaaaaaacgTTTGCGCTAAATGGAcaaaattgccaatttttcatgggttcacctttacacgcactgacgaaactacgcatgcagcaacaatcatattaacccatgagtcatcagaaaaaaatttgatttgcgtgtttaaagaacggtaccccgccgcgtcgaaaacgaacatcgtgcggcagttcgtggacaccggacacgcacgttccggcatctacaacatcttggcattaTTGGACatcaatcagagcattgaaagaaagcccggttccggacggccgacgaccctgagcgacaaggaGCTACAAAGGATACTGAAGAGGAAACGGTGATGGACGACGTGACCTGTTTCACCCTGGATCGCAAGgactggtagggcactttgtatttcaCCTCCACCACGAAAGAAGTAAGCACTAAGGTGAAAtttctttcacacaccaagttccccaagacggTGGAAGATGGAACGGCTAaatgtcgatgtggtacccaggTTGGCGAACCCGCTCAACGTTTTAAAGTTGCgtctcatcgaggatttctggcaagcctgaagcgtaagatctacttcaGAGCAAGATCGTGCCAGATAACccatggtcgaatatcgaccatttttgatttgaatgaaactttgcacacgtatttggcttagcaaactgagcatttttcacagatggagagatttttcacacccatgagttacattctaaaagaagCCCTCTTGTTGAAAGTTGTCCAACAAAGACGGGAAGTATTCAAGCCCAAATTTGTCTGTTGTCGGTTCAAGCCAGGGTATTTAGTGCTCACGTGCCAAGACAAAAAAACAGCAATCTGGGTTAAGGAAAAGCTACCAACTTTAACACTCTGGGAAGGAGCTGATTTAGTAGTAGTGGACGAGGACAAAATCCCACGTCCTGACGTGCTGATCGTCTTTCTTCCTTGGAGTGCCAAATATGGCAATCAGATGATTATGTCTCTAATCGAGAGTCAGAACGAAAATCTCTCGACTGATGCGTGGAGAATTTTAAACCGTCATGTGAAGGGCGATCACGTCGAACTTGCCCTTACCGCTGATGATTCTTCGCAGCGCAAATTAGAGGAAAGAAAATTTGTTCTGAATTACAGATATGGGCAGATTCAAATGAAAAAGAAACGCCCCGTTCAATCAAATTCTTCAGCTCAAGACaattaaagaaacgtgttcgaAGATGCAGCCATGGATTCCAATGAAGTCCATCTACAACTACCCGGAACCAGTGGCCTTGGAAACCAAGGTAATAACAGGCCAGAGGAGTCCAACCAGATGCCCCATTGTGAAAAGGGTAGTGCCGCGGGGAGTAGTGGTTCAAAACGCCAAGGGCAACCCGCTGCTCATGGTGATAGAGGACCACAAACCAAAAAACCCAGTGTAAACTACCAAAAGCGGTCTATTCAAGACCGCCTTCAGCAGAATGAACATGCTTCAACATGACGAGGAGtttaaattatatatatatatttaaattgCAATTTATGCTATCGACTGAGGGATTTTATCAGGGGGtgtttttcggcttcgcagtctttcagCAATAAAACAAACTAATATCGCTCTTTCACCAACGTTTCGGTGTATATTGCACCTTCATCAGGGAATCCTGAATTTAGAAGACAAGACaatataaaattacaaatttacaCAACAAATGAAATCACAAAACTCTTACAGAACATAAATCGTTTTTGTCATACAAGCTTCGGCATCAGCATTCCTGTCCTATTTACTAGCTACTATTGTGTCAATCTATAAAATAACATGTAAACATTCAAAAACTGTAGCAGAAAAAACAATAATCTTACATTCAAACCCGCTCTAAtttaaacttaacaaataaaCTCTGCCACAAACTTTCTTCACTACTCTTTCAACCGCTAACTCAAATTCGATGCAAAATGGAGCGAAAAAGTGTGGACTAACAGTGGGTGCAATATATATTGGGTATTAGCTATTAGCTCTTACAGTTTGCTATTAGGTTTCGTTTGCTGGTGTGTGCGTGTTCTGTGTTGGGATATGTTTGTTAAGTGTGTGTAGTACGCCTGCATACATGGAGCTGAGATTGTCAACATCGGACCGTTTGTTGACTGCATGTTTGGTGTTAACAATATGACAGACTTCTAAAATCGGGAGAGCTAATTTTCGTGTGTGCTGAtcgataatttttgttttttctaggTTGAAGTTATGATTTGCTTCGATGCTGTGGTAAATGAGTGCCGTCTTCTCTTTAGGTCGTTCGAGATCGAATTGTGTGCTGGGATCGTCGTCGTTTTTGCCGCGGAGTCTTTCTATTTCATTAATTGTTGATCGGTGGCTGCTAATGCGTTTTTTCAGTTGGGTTGTGGTTAACCCGACATAGCTGGCTTCGCAATCGTTGCAGGGAATCCTGTAGATCACGTTATGTCGCATCTCTGGAGGTATAGTGTCTTTCATGTTGGTAAAAATTCTGCTGGCGGTGTTCCCGTATCTTGACGCTAGTGTTATGTTGAGGCCGCTTTTAATGCCTTACTCAGCCGTTGTGTCAGGTCATTCACAAACAGCATCGGTTTGTACACAACCGTGCCTCCATCGTCGGACGAATTTCTCGTGTTTCGTTCGGTGTTTCGGATGTTGCCATTCAACAGCCGATGTCGTAGCGCCGCTGGGTAGTGGTTCCGCCTCAACAGTTCATTTATGGTTATGTTAGCTGCTTCCTTCGGACTGTTTGTGGTGAACTGTCGGACTCTTTGGATAAAGTTTGCGATGGTATTCATTTTTAGATGAAGTGGGTGGCATGAATGAAAGTCTAGGAGGCGACCAGATGCCATCGGTTTGCTATACCACTCAGTACGGATGGTTTGGTCAGTTTGCCGTATTAGTACCATGTCAAGGAATggtatttttctatctttcgcCAATTCGATCGTGAATTGAATATTGTTGTTGAAACtgttaaaaatgttcaaaacgtCTGTGACTCGGTCCGGGGGAAGAGCAAGAATCAAGTCATCGACGTACTTTTTTAAAACTGGTACTGGGAAGTCAATTTTTCTAGCGACGTTTTCCAGAAGCGCTTCCATCACTAAGTCCGCTATTGTTGGTGAGAGCGGATTTCCCATGGCTGTTCCGTGGATCTGCCGGAAAAACTTTCCTTTGTATGAAAAGTAGCTTCCATTCAGACAAAAATCTATTATCTCTAAGAATAAATCTAGGTTGATATCCGTGTTTTGCTTTATATCCTGCCATCTGTTAATGATAATGCCAGGAATCATGTACGTTGGAATGCTAGTGAAAAGCGATGTAACGTCAAACGATACAAGGACATAGTCTTCTGGTAATCGAATTGAGTTAATATAGCTACAaaat
It includes:
- the LOC129716622 gene encoding uncharacterized protein LOC129716622; protein product: MYEKDYDDKMQEMLSDKKTYLAIKANPTWGHQKTNNSLVSRLQNLALIDAKTAYRLKRPQRNVREYMVYPKYINHSGRYINSIRLPEDYVLVSFDVTSLFTSIPTYMIPGIIINRWQDIKQNTDINLDLFLEIIDFCLNGSYFSYKGKFFRQIHGTAMGNPLSPTIADLVMEALLENVARKIDFPVPVLKKYVDDLILALPPDRVTDVLNIFNSFNNNIQFTIELAKDRKIPFLDMVLIRQTDQTIRTEWYSKPMASGRLLDFHSCHPLHLKMNTIANFIQRVRQFTTNSPKEAANITINELLRRNHYPAALRHRLLNGNIRNTERNTRNSSDDGGTVVYKPMLFVNDLTQRLSKALKAAST